From the Anoplolepis gracilipes chromosome 15, ASM4749672v1, whole genome shotgun sequence genome, the window TCTCcctcctctcttttctctctttactcTCTTTTCCCTCCCCCTCCATCCCAACACCATaaacattcaaaaaaattccttttaaCCCGGCTCCTTGGTGGAACGACACTTGTCAAGAGGCGATTGATCTCCGCCGCAACCTTCTTGCCTCCTACAAGAAAACTCTCTCCTATGCCAATTTCCTTAATTTCAAAAAGCAGGAGGCACTAACAAGGTGTATTTTGAAGTTTGAGAAAAGAAAGGGTTGGAGAGATTTCTGCCAGGAAATCTCCCCCCGCACACCCGTTTCCCGCATTTGGAATATCATCAAACGTTTCAAAAATAGGCATTTGGGGGtgtcttctcttctttcttcttccaaTTTCTCCCCTTCACCTGGTGTCGTTTCTGCCATTAACTCCTTATGCCTCCCCCTCATCTAAATGCAACCTTTTCTCATCACCATTCTCTCTGGACGAGCTCAAGGTGGCTATCACTACAAGTAAACTCCGTTCCTCTCCTGGATTAGACCAAATAGATTACAGAATCATAGCTTTCTTGTCTGATGAATACCTCATCCTCCTTGAAATCtacaatcttatttttaaatccgGTATCTTTCCCGACTCTTGGTCCCTTTCTCTCGTTTTCCTCATTCCTAAGGGCCCCCCAGACAGGTTCCGCCCCATTTCCCTTACCTCTTGCCTCCTCAAAACATTCGAAAAACTTATCCTTTCTCGCCTGGAGTGGTGGGTGGAATCCTCTAACCTTCTGCCTAACTCCCAATTTGGTTTCAGGAAGGGAAGATCGTGTCAGGACAACTTGGGAATTCTCACTGCGGAGATCTATGCCGGCTGTGTTTCGACTCAGGACACAGCGTGCCTTTTTATGGATGTCCAGGGTGCATTCGACAATGTGGTTCCTGACATCCTTATTTTAGACCTTGTCCGCCTTGGACTTCCGCCGAAAGTCTGTTGGTTCGTCTATTGTCTGACCAGCCGCAGGATTTTGAGATTTGTGATCAATGGGGACATCTCTCAACCTTACGTCTCGCTCAGAGGCGTCCCTCAGGGATCTATTCTTAGCCctcttttatttaacatttatgttTCAGAGTGCAACCGTAGTTTGACGGACCCCTGTCGAATCCTACAATTTGCGGACGATATTGTCCCTTATGCCCGCATTTCGAGACTGCGGAGTTCCATCCAGACTCTCGAGAGGTCAGCTGACGGACTCTCACATTTCCTTCTTTCAAAAGGCCTGGAGGTTTCCCCCTCCAAATCGGCCTTCGTGTTATTCTCACAGAAGAGACTGGATTTCCCCTCCCTTACCACTCTTCAGGAAATCACCCTTAGGCCGGTGTCTTCACACAGATTTCTGGGGGTCCAACTGGATCGGAAAATGAATGGTCACGCGCATGTGGCTCTTCTGATacgtaaatgtaataaatttactaatttactTAGGTCCCTTTGCGGTGTTTGGTGGGGGGCGGATCCCGAGTCTCTCCTCATGCTGTATAAGTCTCTTCTGCGAGGTTCCATCGAGTATGGGTGTTTCTTCCGTTCCACAATAGGGAGTTGATGGGGAGTCTGGAGGTGGCTCAGCGTAGAGCTCTTAGATGTTGTATCGGGATGAGACGCAGCACTCCCATCAACATTCTATACGCTGAAACAGGTATTTGTCCTCTGAAACTTAGGTTGATCTACTTATCCTCTAGACTGATCCTCAGATCTTTGACTTTTGTTTCCAGTCCGTTGATCGAGGGGCTTCGGGACTTGAGGGCCGAATCTTTGGCTAATAATCGTTCTTGTCTCTATGAAAGATTCCTTCTATATAGAGCTTTCATTTCTGTTAACCATTACGGAGACTCAATTGCCAGATTCACTAATAAtcctgtttttttatttactcacGACACATTGTCTTTATTTCCACAGACACAAGTTACTCCCGCATGGGAGGTGGAGAGGATTACCGGCTCCTCCTCGCCTTCGGTGGAGTtccgtattattttttcccGATTTGACTctgatataacattttatactgACGCCTCGGAGGAGGAGAACTCTAATTTTGTAGGTTTAGCCTTTTATTCTCCATCTTTGAATGTTAGCCAGATGTTTAAGGCTAGTGGGAGGTTTTCCATCTTCTCAACCGAATGCATGGCAATAACGGAAGCGGTGGACTTTATCCTCTCGAACGATATCAAAAGGGCGGTAATATTTTCGGACTCATTGAGCGTCATCAACAAGGTCTCCTCTAGAAAGACTTACCGTGACATTAGTTTTCTTGTTCTGATCCTGAAGAACAAATTGAGATCTGCCTTTCTTCAGGACATTGAACGTTGGAATCTCGGGGAACGAGACGGCAGATCGCTTGGCCAAGAGAGCGATAATTGAGGGTCGCCTACTAGACATTAAACCTCCTTACTCGGATTTGTATCTGTCTCTCAGAGAAAACCTTAAAACCTCCACAAACTGTTTGATCGAGCGGTCTCGTTCCACGGGATTCTATTATTTCCGGAATTTTCCGCTCACACCACTTAAACCGTGATTCTCGGGCGGGGGCCTTGGGAGATCGGCGGTGATCTTGACCAACCGATTGCGTTCTGGCTATTACAATCTTAACTCTAGTCTCTATTGCTTCGGGATGATCCCGTCTCCATCGTGCGGATGCGGATATCCGGATCAGGATATCGATCACGTACTATGGTACTGCCCACTATACCGGATGCAACGCGCTTCTCTAATATCTTCCTTGTGCGATTCTATCTCCCTGTCTCCCCCTTATAGTGTTGTTTCTATCCTAAAAAACCCCTCTTTTAAAACCCTGAATCCCATCTTATCCTTCCTCAAAGTTTGTGATATTGTATTGTGATTTTTGACTGTCCCTCGCAGCCTTATATTGACCTACTCATCATTGGCCGACCACTTCAAGAAAACAAAAGCTCTCTGGCAGAATGATTCAATCTGAATCATTGCCAATCAaataagaagaagaagaagtagAATGATAGGAGGAGCGGTCTACGACTAGAAATGGATGCGTATGAGTAGCgagcctagtaaccgcgtagcggTAGGACGGCCTTCTCACCGCACGCGCTTTACTCGTgtggatttgtcaatcttttttaattaatttctcgataattatttcaaaaatcggaaaatggtagaggatttttctattcagtttgacctgctctacctgtatatgagtggtgaggcgattattaccggacaccctgtatatatacatatatatatatatatatatttacccgCTTCCTGTATCGAAACCGAATATATACGTTCCTAATCCCCGATGATTTCTTATTTGAAAGTCTATTCGACCTTCATCTGACAATTGTTCCGTTGCTCTTTTAGATATCGCATGATAAATTGTTGAACTGTGGCTTGCGTATGGTGATGCGACttcttcatttatattattatcatttactGGCAACATAATTGCGAGCGaagaaaatttcagaaatagctgtacaataaaaaatataaaaatgtttttctttaatacaagaatatattaatattactttataaaaacacatctcctatttttttttttgctttacaaATGTCTTATAAAGATCACTACACTCTTACagagatttaaaaagaaaatattaaaattagtatatattctattagatggtaaaatattattttttgttgctgataactatattatttataaaacaaataaatataatttttataattttttttagagaataatGCTGttcaatcaaaaaaaaaaaacgtagtAATGCTATTGTGTGGacttttactattattacacAAAAGACACCGTGcatctttataaattcttcTGACTTTTTTTATGCTAAACATTAAGTTTAGGTccaactatattattatattgaaagtaTGAAAGTGGACTCACTTCCCATTCCAAAAATGAACAACATAAAAGAACACGCACATCTACAAGATGACGCCAgtgttttattcaattaaaaagtattaaaaattacaaaaatgcaCATTTTTACTCAGAATCCTTatcttttttatgcatttgaattgatatatatatatatatatatatatatatatatatatatatatattaatgtatatgatatatatacgaGATATTCAGGGTGTATACTCCCGGGAAAAAACCTGGAAAATCTGgaattctcatggaatttcGTTAGGATTCaaggaattttaaaaaatgtgaaagaagtacttattttaaaatttttttgaaaatttaaaatattttaagtttaaaatctgcttaaaatatatattttttgtttatgtctatataaaattgtttaaaatatatgttttttgtttacgtcaaaaaatgatacgctaaaataaataagcttattttaaaattacatctaaaaatattttaattttagttggaattttcaacaaaaatacctggaagaTCCTGGAATTCTTAGGGAatctttttacagaatttGAGTATACACCttggatatttttatattttaatttcacacGATTTTATTGCagaatatatacacgtataattaataataaaataattatatatgtacatatatatgtatatgtatatatatatatatgtatatatagatatattttagtatattttttattcgatctTATTCTGTAAAGATAAAAAGGGCGatagattattaaaatggATCACCTtggtatatatacagggtgtcccattttaattcctccagtcgaatatctccaaaaccaagcccgggaaaGAAAAATGGTTCAGACATATATTGTATGGTTTTGAggaggccataagatggtaccattggtttgaccttgaagagtcatttgaaagTCAAGTGAAggtcatctttaatttcttaaatggaacctactatttttcattacatattcttgtagctgatttcgagagctttccaaaacactatgataaaatgttttttcattaaacacttttcgagttataaggcttcaaagttgcaatattttgacataaaatacaagatatctcgtaaaatatttatttctcgattatcttaccctaatacttttatgcacaaaataatgagacgaatcaattggtgtaaagaaaacccatagttatctttaagaaaaaaaatctgaatttgcaactagcagttactatttttactttaacataattatgtgttttaattataccgattgatttgtctcgttattctgtgcataaaagtattagggtaagataatcgaaaaatgaatattttacgagatattttatattttatgtcaaaatattgctttgAAGCCTTGCTTacaactcgaaaagtgtttaatgaaaaaacattttatcatatagtgttttggaaagctctcaagataagctacaagaatatgcatgaatatatagggtgttccatttaagaaattaaaaatgaccttcacgtgaccttcatgtgactcttcaaggttaAACTAATGGccatcttatgtccccctagaaaccatacaacttttgtctaaaacattttttcgaattttccatatttttttgagatattttactgaaggaattaaaatgggacaccctgtatatatttcgaatatcaGTTCAATATGTCTTTTCTAAGAAAGTGGATTCACAACGAGATCTACTACGCAGCATAATTTCATCGCTTTCACTTCTTTATGATCCATTGTTTTGCTTGATCATTTGTGTGCACACacacgtgtatgtatatgtgtatatacagggtgagtcAATTAAAGTGTtacaaacttatataaaaaacaaaacaatttagaaaaaaatgtttcatacaaAAGTTTTGTGACTTCGAGGAGAACATAACATGATATCATTGATTTGATTTTGAATAATCGTTTGAAGGTTACATAAAGGAcactttaactttttttaatggaacttCTTgcattgcatattcttgtaacttacaattagctcgagagctttttaaaatactagtaataaaatatttttttattaaacacttATTTTTGTCATGAGAAGTTCAAAAGTTACAgtactttgaaataaaatacaaaatatcttgtaaaatattccaGCTTTCGGTAATCTtatctaaatacatttatgcacagaataatgacgAGACAAttagtataaagaaaatacatagttgtcctgaagaaaaaatataaatttgccaCGAGCACttacatattctttttagttacaaaatttttttctctaaatataaatactttgtttctgagatataaaatttgtaacacTTTAACTGACTCACCCTGTAGATACAGAGTAAGGCACTTAAAACGaatcaaatattaacatatattcgatttaattttgCTCTCCCAAGCATATATAGCAAGTTTTTGAGAGAACTGTATTTGCTTACCTTCATAAATGTTGTTCTAAATGATCACCTTGCATCTGAACACTTatgtaaaaaagtttcaacgtattaatttattttacctaTCATCTACAAAATGCCCattgataatattgaaatacttTGTCAGAGAATTGAATAAGTTTTCCGATAAATATCTGAGAACCACCTGTAaggatttaagaaaataaagagattaatgttaaaacatgTATAGCCATATTCAGATGCAAAATGATTATCTTAAACAcctcttgtaaaaataaacaaatacagGATTCTCTATAATTCGGAAACAAGATCGGATCATATATGTTTAGATCCTAGATttttacaaagagaaaaatgcgcactatctttttcaaaaatatatttttaaaaaatatacttacagCAATAAaaggtacaaaaaatatacttatgaaGCATTTGATGTACATTATATCGTATTCGGCGGACAATCCCTAGAGAACTGATCGCTCGAACGCGTTCAATCTCGTGTGATAGTCTCTCACTTTCCCCATGATtgaattctatttttctttttttcttttttttatcagttcAATAGAGTTTTCTTTCACGAAGGAACTTATTCGTAACAATGATCACGGAAATCCGatcagtataattaaaaaaattgcataaaaagaGCAGTCAAGCGGATCTCCGTCCGGAGGCatggaacaatatttttttgttttgctaCAATTGTTCATCTGTCAACTTATCTTACTGATGATGTGTAAGCATTTGTAGTGATACTATATAAGCATTTGTAGTGGTACCATATAAGCATTTgtagttaaaaaagaaagagttttATTTAGAAGAATAGAATCTACTACGAAATGATCAAAGTGATTTTTATTGCACTGTGTTGCTTGTTTCTGGTAAAATCAACGATCGTAAGTGATTGCACGAAAGAGATATCGCAATATCAAATCTATACtgcaacataaaatattttgaaaaatttgtaattaatgttacaaaagagagaatatttttacgcattttattatatatattatagctaAAGTATAATGCGTTGGATAAGTTTAttacaatcaaaattaaagtatactGTTCGGACAATTTTCAACTCTCAAAAACAATGTATCAGTTatgactaataaaatatttatgattaaatatagaatttagtGCGAAAATTTGCGAATTAGACCACTAAAAATCTATCaaatctttcaattatttatttaatattaacaattttttacattgttaaataattccaTCTCagaattcataaatttaaaatagcggAATTAATATCCCAGAcagcacaaaatatttataactatttaaatattttataaacatttatcaaagtattttataaatatttttaagattttagattgaatagatcataaatatttacgataaatatttttgcaaatatttgagaaatatttacaaaatataataactataaatatttatttttcacttttcataaatatattatataaaatatttcatctatatcttaaaaatatgtcgaataaagatttttataaaatatgcataaaatatttatctaatatttcaaaataatatattatcataaatatttataaatatttatcataaatattgtgtgctgTCTGGGGTGTGTatgctaaaattaaaaaatggattcttggaaaaaaagaaaaaaaaatatatatatacatatatggggTGTGTaagctaaaattaaaaaatatatatatatttttttttctttttttccaagaatccattttttaattttagcatACACACCCCAGAcagcacacaatatttatgataaatatttataaatatttatgataatatattattttgaaatattagataaatattttatgcatattttataaaaatctttattcgacatatttttaagatatagatgaaatattttatataatatatttatgaaaagtgaaaaataaatatttatagttattatattttgtagatatttctcaaatatttgcaaaaatatttatcgtaaatatttatgatctattcaatctaaaatcttaaaaatatttataaaatactttgataaatgtttataaaatatttaaatagttataaatattctataaatattttgtgctgTCTGGGATATTAATTCcgctattttaaatgtatacacccagcttttatataacaaaatatataacaatagtttttagcaatattattaactgcaaattttttaaaattgtgacATATGAATAAGCAGCACACacaatttggaaaaaaatcgaaatccTATTTAGCAgctaaaaaactataaaagaaattattggaTGGTTTttgcatttgaaaaaattattttttttcaactatatatataattactttaattgttaaactcacaataaattttcctATGCCTGCAGTCGTTAAAATGCAAAACAGGTGTCCAACAGACAAATCAATTCCGAAAGATCCTGCAAGTTTGCAAGAAACGATCgagtgataataattatagccATGACTCCTCACTGAATGGTGAAGACAACAATGATGATGATGAGAATGATGACTCTTTGGGTGCTAATATTGACACAAAATTCTTCTTGATTGGTGGAAATAAATTCTACAACACGCAATCTTGGGAGGATTCAAATAACAATCGGTAATGTAAAAAGActttaactaaatatataattttaatatatgattagatgatcaacaataacaataattactaataaataactaataataaaaataaattatcattaggATCTTTTCATATGTCGCTCTACATTTTGTTTCGGATGATATAATGACATCATGCAGTCACTAATATTAACGAGATATGTAATGTTATCGTTGATTTttccaattataaataaagttttatcagatagcaagcacacgacattttgacgtcaaaatatgaTCAGTTCGAACCAAATATGACGTGATGTAATAACGTAAAAATGACTGAAAAATGACGAACTAATGTCACAGACCGATTACGACAtttcaagacgttaaaaagACGTGACTTTATGACTATTTTAGGCCTATTagtgacgttttaatgacatatttgatcatgaatcttttcctctagcgtgaactcgtgaaaagtgaaaaatgtattcacaaatattgaattcgttaatgaaattttttacttttcacgagttcacgctagaggaaaagattcatgatcaaatgtcatgATCAAGTCCCAGGTTATAGAGGAAATTCATGTTAGGGCTCTGAGATATAGagaattgtgaatatcaaaattatacacaaaattgttcgaataatttaagatattataaaaaattaaataagtttttagttaaaaaacaGTAATACATAgacgatttataataatgacttaagaatcacgatattatgacgtttttttacaacatcatTAAGACGTCACaaaaaagatgttttaaattagacattatttggtcacgtgacgtcattgaaccagaaatgatcagttttcgacgtcaaaatgacatgtgcttgctacctgggtatacagggtgtccgataaTAATCGCCCAACCTTTcatgggcagatagagcaagtcaaaccGAATAGTAAAGTCCTAtactattttgcgattttcagaataattattgaaaaattaatttacaaaaatcggcaaatccggcgcgagtatcagccggctgcaaaaaagatggccaGAAGGACGGCCTaccgctaggccggtcgctTAATAATAACC encodes:
- the LOC140673707 gene encoding uncharacterized protein encodes the protein MYIKCFISIFFVPFIALFLKFSSLAIMLPVNDNNINEEVASPYASHSSTIYHAISKRATEQLSDEGRIDFQIRNHRGLGTYIFGFDTGSGKNRQFKMEERLQDGSVKGRYGFYNAEGQLKIINYIAGPIDGYQERHHETITYKPKI